The Flavobacterium commune genome contains a region encoding:
- a CDS encoding sensor histidine kinase, protein MRSHFHNSYDSKNPNDFQEKLFKDLSEEMFIFKISADNHFHKLAIDKSVYKLFELPNNLISGTILPIVYNRIHKEDKIKVLRLFLQLKEKEQKSEIEFRCQLPKGGLHLFKVYIKTKRNTKGTTVFYTTFFSATAIKNNELNPTFNSLTTDTVTTKNQKETDLIQTIKRYSEHNSRLLNFSHITAHNLNTHAGNFKMLLDIIDSEENPQTSKEYLNHLRTVSNNLNETIHRLSQIVNIQNNLNVIKEPLDLNSFLEKNNAIINNYGLENNVTIINKIPKGSTVNFNAAYLESILLNFSTNAVKYAHPDRFPVLKFEFFIENQKKVLTIKDNGLGIDIEKHGNSLFGMYKTFHKHENANGIGLYITKNQIESMNGQISVESKVNEGTTFKITFND, encoded by the coding sequence ATGAGATCACATTTTCACAATAGCTATGATTCTAAAAATCCAAATGATTTTCAGGAAAAATTATTTAAAGATTTATCAGAAGAAATGTTCATATTCAAAATATCGGCTGACAATCATTTTCATAAATTAGCAATAGACAAATCAGTATATAAACTATTCGAATTGCCCAATAATCTTATCTCAGGCACAATATTGCCTATAGTTTACAACAGAATTCACAAAGAGGATAAAATTAAAGTACTTCGTTTGTTTCTACAACTCAAAGAAAAGGAACAAAAATCAGAAATAGAATTTAGATGTCAACTGCCCAAAGGAGGATTGCACTTATTTAAAGTTTATATTAAAACAAAAAGAAACACCAAAGGTACAACTGTTTTTTACACCACTTTTTTTAGTGCTACCGCTATTAAAAACAACGAATTAAATCCTACTTTCAACAGTTTAACAACCGATACTGTAACCACAAAAAACCAAAAAGAAACAGACTTAATACAAACCATAAAACGATACAGCGAACACAATAGTCGTTTATTGAATTTCTCTCATATCACTGCCCATAATTTAAACACACATGCCGGAAACTTCAAAATGCTTCTGGATATTATTGACAGTGAAGAAAACCCACAAACAAGCAAAGAATACCTCAACCATTTACGAACTGTTTCAAACAATTTGAATGAGACTATCCATCGTTTATCTCAAATTGTGAACATACAAAACAACTTAAACGTTATTAAAGAACCTTTGGATTTGAATAGCTTCCTGGAGAAAAATAACGCTATAATTAATAACTACGGACTTGAAAATAACGTTACCATCATAAACAAAATTCCAAAAGGAAGTACTGTCAATTTTAACGCTGCTTATCTTGAAAGTATTTTATTAAACTTCAGCACCAATGCTGTCAAATATGCTCATCCCGACCGATTCCCTGTACTCAAGTTTGAGTTTTTCATAGAAAATCAGAAGAAGGTTTTAACCATCAAAGACAATGGTTTGGGTATTGATATAGAAAAACACGGAAATTCATTGTTTGGCATGTACAAAACTTTTCACAAGCACGAAAATGCAAATGGTATCGGTTTGTATATCACAAAAAACCAAATCGAATCCATGAATGGACAAATTAGTGTGGAAAGCAAAGTAAATGAAGGAACTACCTTCAAAATTACTTTTAATGATTAA
- a CDS encoding YegP family protein: MGKFVISKNTNGEFKYEFLNDNEDVILEKSAYKNKAMCLKVIESIKRNAQDDSKFYRKRTTDNECYFNLKSSNGQILGTSKIFEDKATREYAIQLVKIVSPNAPIENYSKKSIKTALKTVI, translated from the coding sequence ATGGGAAAATTTGTAATTAGCAAAAATACTAATGGCGAATTCAAATATGAATTTCTAAATGACAATGAAGATGTAATTTTGGAAAAATCAGCTTATAAAAACAAAGCCATGTGCTTAAAAGTAATCGAATCCATAAAGCGAAATGCTCAGGATGATTCCAAATTCTACAGAAAAAGAACTACTGACAATGAATGCTATTTCAACCTCAAATCATCAAACGGACAAATTTTAGGCACAAGCAAAATATTCGAAGACAAAGCCACTCGCGAATACGCAATTCAACTTGTGAAAATTGTATCGCCTAATGCTCCTATTGAAAATTATTCAAAAAAATCAATAAAAACAGCTCTAAAAACTGTGATTTAA
- the amaB gene encoding L-piperidine-6-carboxylate dehydrogenase has protein sequence MTTIATQFGIQSALIQLGIHDVNEGTSTGTNSFSTGAILESYSPVDGQLIAKVKTTSAADYEKVMQAATEAFQSFRLIPAPQRGEIVRQFGEKLRQNKEALGKLVSYEMGKSLQEGYGEVQEMIDICDFAVGLSRQLHGLTMHSERPNHRMYEQYHSLGVVGIISAFNFPVAVWSWNAALALVCGDVCVWKPSEKTPLCGIACQNILAQVLQENKLSEGISCLINGDYKLGELLTKDSRVPLISATGSTRMGKIVAQTVAARLGKSLLELGGNNAIIVTPDADIKMTIIGAVFGAVGTAGQRCTSTRRLIIHESVYDKVSTALVAAYQQLRIGNPLDEKNHVGPLIDTDAVEKYNKALEKAVSEGAKILVNGAVLSGDGYESGCYVQPAIVEAENSFEIVQCETFAPILYLLKYSGTVENAIAIQNSVTQGLSSAIMTTNLREAELFLSASGSDCGIANVNIGTSGAEIGGAFGGEKETGGGRESGSDSWKVYMRRQTNTINYGSTLPLAQGIKFDL, from the coding sequence ATGACAACAATAGCAACACAATTCGGAATACAATCCGCTTTAATCCAATTAGGAATCCATGATGTAAACGAAGGAACATCAACAGGAACGAACTCTTTTTCAACAGGAGCAATCCTGGAAAGTTATTCGCCAGTGGATGGTCAATTGATTGCAAAAGTAAAAACCACTTCGGCAGCCGATTACGAAAAAGTAATGCAAGCGGCTACCGAAGCTTTCCAGTCTTTTAGATTAATTCCGGCTCCACAACGTGGAGAAATCGTGCGTCAGTTTGGGGAGAAATTACGTCAGAATAAAGAAGCTTTAGGCAAATTGGTTTCTTACGAAATGGGGAAATCCTTGCAGGAAGGCTATGGCGAGGTTCAGGAAATGATTGATATTTGCGATTTTGCCGTTGGACTTTCCCGACAATTGCACGGTTTGACCATGCACTCTGAAAGACCCAATCATCGAATGTATGAACAATACCATTCTTTAGGCGTGGTTGGAATTATTTCGGCATTTAATTTTCCGGTTGCAGTTTGGTCCTGGAATGCTGCATTGGCTTTAGTTTGTGGTGATGTTTGTGTTTGGAAACCTTCTGAGAAAACGCCACTTTGCGGTATCGCCTGTCAAAATATTTTGGCGCAGGTTTTACAAGAAAATAAATTATCGGAAGGAATTTCGTGCTTAATCAATGGCGATTATAAATTGGGTGAGTTATTGACTAAGGATTCCCGAGTTCCTTTGATTTCTGCTACCGGTTCTACCCGAATGGGGAAAATTGTGGCGCAAACCGTTGCTGCCCGTTTAGGGAAATCCTTGTTGGAATTAGGTGGAAACAATGCCATTATTGTTACTCCGGATGCCGATATTAAAATGACCATTATTGGAGCTGTTTTTGGCGCAGTAGGAACAGCCGGGCAGCGTTGTACTTCGACCCGTCGTTTGATTATTCACGAAAGTGTTTATGATAAGGTCTCAACTGCTTTGGTTGCTGCTTACCAACAATTGCGTATAGGGAATCCTTTGGACGAAAAAAATCATGTTGGGCCGTTAATTGATACAGATGCTGTCGAAAAATACAATAAGGCCTTAGAAAAAGCAGTTTCCGAAGGAGCCAAAATTCTGGTAAATGGTGCAGTGCTTTCAGGTGATGGTTACGAAAGTGGATGTTATGTACAGCCTGCTATTGTTGAAGCTGAAAATTCATTTGAAATTGTGCAATGCGAAACTTTTGCTCCTATTTTGTATTTGCTAAAATATTCAGGAACTGTAGAAAATGCTATCGCTATTCAAAACAGCGTGACACAGGGATTGTCATCTGCTATTATGACGACCAATTTGCGTGAAGCTGAATTATTTCTGTCGGCTTCGGGTTCTGATTGCGGAATTGCTAATGTGAATATTGGAACTTCAGGTGCTGAAATTGGTGGTGCTTTTGGTGGTGAAAAAGAAACCGGAGGCGGCCGGGAATCAGGTTCAGATTCCTGGAAAGTTTATATGCGAAGACAAACGAATACGATTAATTACGGTAGTACGTTGCCTTTGGCACAAGGAATAAAATTTGATTTGTAA
- a CDS encoding Eco57I restriction-modification methylase domain-containing protein → MSLKLILEKLDLLEKDGLIYFSDIEEDKIKNFANRVKESLIKIKPDACFCINNEPLILFFENPENLEILQKQIWNFNQSPAIIIKQNNQWIVKNGFKLLEGNKELETLAESNDILDFEYFKIITGETWEKYKSKFENKNRVDYFLLKNIEDARNLLTSKDKGNLHPKIANSLIGRVIFIRYLIDRKVELKSYKILQKEDFYNLLSESEKAYNFFKQVRNDFNGNLFPLKYEINNILIHENDFVNDNHLELIISLLKGDNLKNGITQVSLFDIYDFSIIPIEFISNVYEKFIGVENQATQGAYYTPLFLVDYIQQQTVTKYFQDNPSEYNCKVLDPSCGSGIFLVETLRQIITQYQRINPDFHTDESYEKYKNTLKKLLQDNIFGIDKDENAINVAIFSLYITLLDYLTPRSIVGFKFPILINSNFFADDFFNKNGDYNITLKNNHFQFILGNPPWATKHNKEKQLFEKYIESRKIEEQSNLEIENREIAEAFLVRVSDFNFEQCAFIITSKILYKISRKKEKKGVFRKYFLSRFKISQVFELSSVRHQVFDKSNDKAVAPATILFFSKSDNIEENRKNIITHISLKPNLFFETFKLMVIEKYDYKELLQSYFIDEDWIWKVLVYGNILDYHFIKRLKTNKSIYDYISDPSHFIFGKGISIGGGDKNPIVEHQKIKYSIDSKNKGLKPFDISYSNNFLSDYEFVHRQRKLELFKNPVLLVGKGISNSFMAKSAISYDDVIYTDAITGIKPLDEKGFSIINILLALFNSELFSYFLVLTNSSIGIEREQSHDKDDKFSVPLIESNNIEFKTKINQISKLIIEENEITFETFRKQEIKNEIAVLKNKINNAIYNLYDLSITEKDLVNYNNTVTIPLLKGTDVKKKNVSKKIAYKESVLEDYAQVFINHFGNRFNSDNKYFEVEILYSNHTILMKFKVIPQASKEKKKILWKKEGDKELLKNISNLSFENLSNNLFMQKDVKGFEEDFFYIAKPNQYKSWHPALSYLDLAEFIDALHNPKKIGNE, encoded by the coding sequence ATGAGCTTAAAATTAATATTAGAAAAATTAGACTTACTTGAAAAAGACGGGTTAATTTATTTTTCTGATATTGAAGAGGATAAAATAAAAAATTTCGCAAATAGAGTTAAAGAATCTTTGATTAAGATAAAGCCAGACGCCTGTTTTTGTATCAATAATGAACCCTTAATTTTATTTTTCGAGAATCCAGAAAATTTAGAAATACTACAAAAACAAATTTGGAACTTCAACCAATCTCCTGCCATTATTATTAAACAAAATAATCAATGGATTGTAAAAAATGGATTTAAATTACTTGAAGGAAATAAAGAGTTAGAAACTTTAGCTGAATCAAATGATATTTTAGATTTTGAATATTTCAAAATAATTACTGGTGAAACTTGGGAGAAATACAAGTCAAAATTTGAAAACAAAAACAGAGTAGATTATTTTTTATTAAAAAACATCGAAGATGCAAGAAATTTACTTACATCAAAAGACAAAGGTAATTTACATCCTAAAATAGCCAATTCATTAATAGGTCGAGTTATTTTTATCAGATACTTAATTGATCGAAAAGTTGAGCTTAAAAGCTATAAAATTTTGCAAAAAGAGGATTTTTACAATCTTCTATCAGAAAGCGAAAAAGCATATAATTTTTTCAAACAAGTTAGAAATGATTTTAATGGAAATTTATTTCCATTAAAATATGAAATCAACAATATACTAATTCATGAAAATGATTTTGTAAATGACAATCATTTAGAGTTAATTATTAGTCTACTTAAAGGCGATAATTTAAAAAATGGAATTACTCAAGTATCTCTATTTGATATTTATGATTTTTCAATTATTCCAATAGAATTTATCAGTAATGTCTATGAAAAATTCATTGGAGTAGAAAACCAAGCTACACAAGGAGCATATTACACACCTCTTTTTTTAGTAGATTATATCCAACAACAAACAGTAACAAAATATTTTCAAGATAATCCTAGTGAATATAATTGTAAAGTTTTAGATCCTTCGTGTGGTTCAGGAATTTTTCTTGTGGAAACACTGAGACAGATTATTACTCAATATCAAAGAATAAATCCTGATTTTCATACTGACGAATCTTATGAAAAATATAAAAACACTTTAAAAAAATTACTTCAAGACAATATTTTTGGTATTGATAAAGATGAAAACGCAATAAATGTAGCTATTTTTTCTCTTTACATTACTTTATTAGATTACTTAACACCTAGAAGTATTGTTGGTTTTAAATTCCCTATTTTAATAAATTCTAATTTTTTTGCAGATGATTTTTTTAATAAAAATGGAGACTATAACATTACTTTAAAGAACAACCATTTTCAGTTTATCCTAGGAAACCCACCTTGGGCAACTAAACACAATAAAGAAAAACAATTATTTGAAAAATACATTGAGAGTAGAAAAATTGAAGAACAAAGTAATTTAGAAATCGAAAATAGAGAAATTGCGGAAGCATTCCTTGTTAGAGTTTCTGATTTTAATTTTGAACAATGTGCTTTCATAATTACTAGTAAAATACTATATAAGATAAGCCGAAAGAAAGAAAAAAAAGGAGTTTTTAGAAAATACTTTTTAAGTAGATTTAAAATCAGTCAAGTGTTTGAATTGTCTTCTGTAAGACATCAAGTATTTGATAAATCTAATGACAAAGCTGTCGCGCCTGCAACTATTCTATTTTTTAGTAAATCTGATAATATTGAAGAAAACAGAAAAAATATCATAACTCATATTTCTTTAAAACCAAATCTATTCTTTGAAACCTTTAAATTAATGGTTATTGAAAAATATGATTACAAAGAGTTGCTACAAAGCTATTTTATAGACGAAGATTGGATTTGGAAAGTCCTGGTCTATGGTAATATTTTAGATTACCACTTTATAAAAAGATTAAAAACAAACAAATCCATTTATGATTATATTTCAGATCCTTCTCATTTTATTTTTGGTAAAGGAATAAGCATAGGTGGAGGAGATAAAAATCCAATAGTAGAACATCAAAAAATTAAATATTCAATAGATTCAAAAAACAAAGGATTAAAGCCATTTGACATAAGTTATTCAAATAATTTTCTTTCAGACTATGAATTTGTCCATAGACAGAGAAAACTGGAATTGTTTAAGAATCCCGTTTTATTAGTTGGCAAAGGGATAAGCAATTCATTTATGGCTAAATCCGCTATATCTTATGATGATGTAATATATACAGATGCTATAACCGGTATTAAACCATTGGATGAAAAAGGATTTTCCATAATAAATATACTTTTAGCATTATTTAACTCTGAACTTTTTAGTTATTTTTTAGTTTTAACAAACTCTTCGATTGGAATTGAAAGAGAACAATCACATGATAAAGATGATAAATTTTCAGTTCCTTTGATTGAGTCTAACAATATTGAATTTAAAACTAAAATTAATCAGATTTCTAAACTGATTATTGAAGAGAATGAAATAACATTTGAAACCTTCAGAAAGCAGGAAATAAAAAATGAAATTGCAGTTTTAAAAAATAAAATCAATAATGCAATTTATAATTTATATGATTTATCTATAACTGAAAAGGATTTAGTTAATTATAATAATACCGTAACCATCCCATTACTCAAAGGTACCGATGTTAAAAAGAAAAATGTTTCAAAGAAAATAGCATATAAAGAAAGTGTACTTGAAGATTATGCACAAGTATTTATAAATCATTTTGGGAATAGATTTAATTCCGATAATAAATATTTTGAAGTAGAGATATTATATTCTAATCACACAATATTGATGAAATTTAAAGTTATTCCTCAAGCTTCAAAAGAAAAAAAGAAGATCCTTTGGAAAAAAGAGGGAGATAAAGAATTATTGAAAAATATTTCAAATTTAAGTTTTGAGAATTTAAGTAATAATTTGTTTATGCAAAAAGATGTGAAAGGGTTTGAAGAAGATTTCTTTTACATTGCAAAACCAAATCAATACAAATCTTGGCATCCTGCATTATCATATTTAGATTTAGCAGAATTTATAGACGCATTACATAACCCAAAAAAAATAGGTAATGAGTAA
- a CDS encoding 3-hydroxyanthranilate 3,4-dioxygenase gives MAISRPFNLAKWIDENRQLLKPPVGNKNLYVDSGDYIVMIVAGPNARKDFHYNETEELFYQLEGFIEVHIQEDNERKVIQLNAGDMYLHAAKVPHSPVRSEGSIGLVIERKRAKQGFTDGLLWYCDNCNHKLHEVYFELNDIEKDFLPHFENFYNSEKLRICEKCGTVMEADSRFTAKK, from the coding sequence ATGGCAATTTCAAGACCTTTTAACCTGGCCAAATGGATTGATGAAAATCGTCAATTGTTAAAACCACCTGTTGGCAACAAGAATTTGTATGTGGATTCAGGGGATTATATTGTGATGATTGTTGCGGGTCCAAATGCCCGAAAAGATTTTCATTACAATGAAACCGAAGAGTTGTTTTATCAGTTGGAAGGTTTTATTGAAGTTCATATTCAGGAAGACAATGAGCGTAAAGTGATACAGCTAAACGCTGGCGATATGTATCTGCATGCTGCGAAAGTTCCTCATTCTCCCGTTCGTTCCGAAGGTTCCATCGGTTTGGTTATCGAACGAAAAAGAGCCAAACAAGGTTTTACAGATGGTTTATTATGGTATTGCGACAACTGCAATCACAAATTGCACGAAGTCTATTTTGAACTCAACGATATCGAAAAAGATTTCTTGCCCCATTTTGAGAATTTTTACAATTCAGAAAAATTACGAATTTGCGAAAAATGTGGAACTGTTATGGAAGCAGATTCAAGATTCACAGCTAAAAAATAA
- a CDS encoding endonuclease/exonuclease/phosphatase family protein: MRILRLFFVLAFLFLFRTGFSQQKSYRIHTLAFYNFENLFDTINDPSTNDDEWTPKGEQRWTSKKYHQKLENLARVVLEIGKPENANSPTFIAGSEIENRGVLEDLVQQPKMAMQDYGIIHFDSPDKRGIDVALLFQKKYFKPTSYANIPLYIYKKELQNQELVSASGEDDDELVQNSYDNRVFTRDQLLITGFLEGEEIHIIVNHWPSRAGGEKKSSPFREAAGILNRKIIDSLQRINPDAKVITLGDLNDGPFNNSIKKALGAKAKKQEVPEFGIYNPFEEMAKKGLGTIAFRDSWDIFDQILLTQSLIKSDFSTYQYWKAGIFNKSYLIQNSGQYKGYPKRHSATEVGFSDHFPVYIYLIKEAK, from the coding sequence ATGCGAATACTGAGATTGTTTTTTGTGCTTGCTTTTCTGTTTTTGTTTCGAACAGGCTTTTCACAGCAAAAAAGCTATCGGATTCATACACTGGCTTTTTATAATTTCGAAAATCTTTTTGATACTATAAATGATCCAAGTACAAATGATGATGAGTGGACTCCAAAAGGAGAACAACGCTGGACTTCTAAAAAATACCATCAAAAATTAGAAAATCTCGCCAGGGTGGTACTCGAAATAGGTAAACCGGAAAACGCCAATTCTCCCACATTTATTGCTGGTTCCGAAATAGAAAATCGGGGTGTGCTGGAAGATTTAGTGCAACAACCTAAAATGGCAATGCAGGATTATGGAATCATTCATTTTGATTCACCCGATAAAAGAGGAATTGATGTGGCTTTGTTGTTCCAAAAGAAATATTTCAAGCCTACTTCTTATGCCAATATTCCGCTTTATATTTATAAAAAAGAACTTCAAAATCAGGAATTAGTTTCCGCTTCAGGAGAAGATGATGATGAACTGGTTCAGAACAGTTATGATAACCGGGTTTTTACACGTGATCAACTTTTAATTACCGGTTTTTTAGAAGGCGAAGAGATTCATATCATTGTCAATCACTGGCCATCACGTGCAGGAGGGGAGAAAAAATCAAGTCCGTTTCGGGAAGCGGCTGGAATCTTGAACCGTAAAATAATCGATTCGTTACAAAGAATAAATCCCGATGCTAAGGTGATTACACTGGGCGATTTGAATGATGGTCCCTTTAATAACAGTATCAAGAAAGCGCTTGGAGCCAAAGCAAAAAAGCAGGAAGTTCCTGAATTCGGAATCTATAATCCATTCGAAGAAATGGCTAAAAAAGGCCTGGGAACTATTGCTTTTAGAGATTCTTGGGATATTTTCGATCAAATTTTGCTTACTCAATCATTAATAAAAAGTGATTTTTCGACTTATCAATATTGGAAAGCAGGCATTTTCAACAAAAGCTATTTAATTCAAAATTCCGGGCAATACAAAGGTTATCCCAAACGACATTCGGCTACCGAAGTGGGTTTTAGTGATCACTTTCCCGTTTATATTTATCTGATTAAAGAGGCTAAATGA
- a CDS encoding S66 peptidase family protein translates to MITPAALQKGDTIAIVATARKYTDNHLQPAIDLMRSWGLEVVLGKSIGLDNNQLAGTDEERTADFQAQLDNPNIKAIWCVKGGYGTVRIIDTLDFTKFKQNPKWIVGFSDITVLHNHLNTLGYKTIHGIMPVTAPRATKEAIETLRQALFNEALSYEIPSDPMNRIGSAKGELVGGNLSILYSLFGSPSAIDCNDKILFIEDLDEYLYHIDRMMMNLKRNGCLESIRGIVVGSMTKMKDNEIPWGKNAVQIIEDVTKKYHIPVIYNFPAGHIQDNRALILGSTVSMEVTPEKSTLKFED, encoded by the coding sequence ATGATTACACCAGCCGCTTTACAAAAAGGAGACACTATTGCCATTGTAGCCACCGCCAGAAAATATACTGATAACCACCTGCAACCCGCTATTGATTTAATGCGTAGCTGGGGACTTGAAGTCGTTCTTGGTAAAAGCATTGGATTAGATAACAATCAACTGGCTGGAACCGACGAAGAAAGAACTGCCGATTTTCAAGCACAACTGGACAACCCCAACATCAAAGCCATTTGGTGTGTAAAAGGCGGTTATGGAACGGTTAGAATCATTGATACATTGGATTTTACCAAATTCAAACAAAACCCAAAATGGATTGTGGGCTTTAGCGACATTACCGTTTTGCACAATCATTTGAATACTTTAGGTTATAAAACCATTCACGGTATTATGCCTGTTACTGCCCCAAGAGCAACCAAAGAGGCTATTGAAACCCTGAGACAAGCTTTGTTTAACGAAGCTTTGAGTTACGAAATTCCTTCTGACCCAATGAATCGTATTGGCTCTGCCAAAGGGGAATTGGTTGGAGGAAATCTGTCTATTTTGTACAGTTTGTTTGGTTCTCCATCAGCGATTGATTGTAACGATAAAATTTTATTCATTGAAGATTTAGACGAATACCTGTATCATATTGATCGTATGATGATGAACTTAAAACGCAATGGCTGTCTGGAAAGCATCAGAGGAATTGTGGTAGGTTCAATGACAAAAATGAAAGACAACGAAATTCCCTGGGGAAAAAATGCTGTCCAAATTATTGAAGATGTGACTAAAAAATACCATATTCCTGTTATTTATAATTTCCCGGCAGGACACATTCAGGACAACAGAGCTTTAATTTTAGGAAGTACAGTTTCTATGGAAGTTACTCCGGAAAAAAGCACATTGAAATTTGAAGATTAA
- a CDS encoding YraN family protein translates to MAEHNELGKLGEELAVDFLQKDGYTILETNWTFQKAEVDIIAQKEDTLAIIEVKTRSSIEFGLPQDFVKSKKIKLLTKAIDNYVVEKNLDINVRFDIIAIQKSDKSFVIEHLTDAFYHF, encoded by the coding sequence ATGGCCGAACACAACGAATTAGGAAAACTGGGAGAAGAATTGGCTGTTGATTTTTTACAAAAAGACGGCTACACCATTTTAGAAACCAATTGGACTTTTCAAAAAGCCGAAGTGGACATCATTGCCCAAAAAGAAGACACACTCGCTATTATCGAAGTAAAAACCCGTTCTTCGATTGAATTTGGTCTGCCTCAGGACTTTGTAAAATCAAAAAAAATAAAACTACTTACGAAAGCCATAGACAACTACGTAGTTGAAAAAAACCTCGATATTAATGTTCGTTTTGACATCATTGCCATCCAAAAAAGCGATAAATCTTTTGTAATTGAACACCTTACAGATGCTTTTTATCACTTTTAA
- a CDS encoding aspartate kinase, producing the protein MKTVSSIVENYIKTKPFLLNALSLGIINLTSLSRNIMSELESEFGKEVKQGAVVMSLKRLTEELDFRLNHKINKVIKNIGEITVRSALTDYTFAVSETVLNKQAELISDINGFPDVFYTSSRGVNEINIVVSNTVNKLVDKHFSNEKLIQKLDNLASITVKLPKENIVIPGIYYFIFQRLAWEGIIINEVISTSNEFTILVSEEQVDVAFKVIKDLKN; encoded by the coding sequence ATGAAAACTGTTTCTTCAATTGTCGAAAATTACATCAAAACAAAACCATTTTTATTAAATGCTTTGTCACTTGGGATCATCAATTTAACCTCTCTTTCCAGAAACATCATGTCGGAATTAGAGAGCGAATTTGGAAAAGAAGTAAAACAGGGTGCTGTTGTAATGTCTTTAAAAAGACTAACAGAAGAATTGGACTTTCGATTAAACCACAAAATCAACAAAGTAATCAAAAACATAGGTGAAATTACTGTTCGCTCAGCCTTGACCGATTATACTTTTGCTGTTTCAGAAACTGTTTTAAACAAACAGGCAGAATTAATTTCGGACATCAACGGTTTTCCGGATGTTTTTTACACTTCGTCAAGAGGAGTAAACGAAATCAACATCGTAGTAAGCAACACGGTCAACAAACTGGTTGACAAACACTTTTCAAACGAAAAATTGATTCAGAAACTAGATAATCTGGCTTCTATTACGGTTAAATTACCAAAAGAAAACATTGTAATTCCAGGGATATATTATTTCATTTTCCAACGTTTGGCTTGGGAAGGAATCATCATCAACGAAGTAATTTCTACTTCAAATGAATTCACGATCCTGGTTAGCGAAGAACAAGTAGATGTTGCTTTCAAAGTAATCAAAGATTTGAAGAATTAA